A genomic stretch from Sulfurimonas sediminis includes:
- the merTP gene encoding mercuric transport protein MerTP produces MADKKIITGVLAAIGASLCCITPVLAVLAGSTGLASSFSWMEPFRPYLIALTVIVLAYAWWDKLKPKQAEIECACDADEEGKVSFWYSKTFLAIVTLFAAVMLSFPYWGDTFIQSNKPKTVIVDKKNVLTKVIHIKGMTCAACEATVQKVSYEVDGVISSKASTPKKQAVVSYDKTKTDINTIMKAIGTTGYRPVGYTDENGTHKAGDIQVTQHKKAQKAGASKCGGGKCGAGKCGSGKCGTK; encoded by the coding sequence ATGGCAGATAAAAAAATCATCACAGGCGTACTTGCGGCAATTGGAGCATCTTTATGCTGTATTACACCGGTATTGGCAGTATTGGCGGGGAGTACGGGATTGGCATCGAGTTTTTCATGGATGGAGCCGTTTCGTCCTTATCTTATAGCCCTTACTGTTATAGTACTTGCGTATGCATGGTGGGATAAACTCAAGCCAAAACAAGCAGAGATAGAATGTGCATGCGATGCGGATGAAGAGGGAAAAGTCTCTTTTTGGTACAGCAAAACATTTTTGGCGATTGTTACTCTCTTTGCCGCTGTTATGCTCTCTTTTCCATATTGGGGTGATACGTTTATTCAAAGCAACAAGCCAAAAACAGTCATAGTAGATAAAAAGAATGTGCTTACAAAAGTGATACATATAAAGGGCATGACCTGTGCAGCCTGTGAAGCAACAGTGCAAAAAGTCAGTTATGAAGTGGATGGTGTTATCTCTTCAAAAGCCTCAACACCCAAAAAACAAGCAGTTGTCAGTTATGATAAAACAAAGACAGATATAAATACTATTATGAAAGCGATAGGAACGACCGGATATAGACCTGTAGGTTATACGGATGAGAATGGAACGCATAAAGCAGGTGATATTCAAGTGACGCAACACAAAAAAGCCCAAAAAGCAGGTGCTTCAAAATGTGGCGGTGGAAAGTGTGGAGCCGGTAAGTGCGGTTCTGGAAAGTGTGGAACAAAATAA
- a CDS encoding ArsR/SmtB family transcription factor, which translates to MKEENSCCRISVDSSLIENAKACLVKHKEGLSSQAQIFSLLGNEVRLKIIRLFLEFERMCVCDLADILAMNQSPISQHLRKLKDGGLLLNKREGMTIFYFINPRQKERLERLIKG; encoded by the coding sequence ATGAAAGAAGAAAACAGTTGTTGCAGAATCAGTGTTGACAGTAGTTTAATAGAAAATGCAAAGGCGTGTCTTGTGAAGCATAAAGAAGGGTTATCCTCTCAGGCACAAATATTTTCTCTTTTAGGCAATGAGGTAAGATTGAAAATTATACGCCTCTTTTTAGAGTTTGAACGCATGTGTGTTTGCGATTTGGCAGATATTTTAGCAATGAATCAGTCTCCCATTTCTCAGCATTTACGAAAGCTTAAAGATGGAGGACTGCTGCTCAACAAACGCGAGGGAATGACAATTTTTTACTTTATTAACCCTAGACAAAAAGAGAGACTTGAACGTCTTATAAAAGGATAA
- a CDS encoding FixH family protein — MKTLAKIFFALLLGATLTHAAAFSKDAKFRTTAVHITADKPLTTGSNTLIVTIKKNGKLVDDAKVALKAFMPAMPGMPAMSSKANAQNLGNGKYKTTLNLAMSGTWQLHIFITPKTGKRSRVKTTLNF, encoded by the coding sequence ATGAAAACTTTGGCAAAAATCTTTTTCGCACTGCTTTTAGGTGCAACACTGACTCATGCAGCCGCATTCAGCAAAGATGCAAAATTCAGAACAACAGCGGTACATATCACCGCAGACAAACCGCTTACTACCGGTTCCAACACACTTATCGTCACTATCAAAAAAAACGGCAAGCTTGTAGATGATGCAAAGGTGGCACTCAAAGCCTTTATGCCTGCAATGCCCGGTATGCCTGCTATGAGCTCAAAAGCAAATGCCCAAAATCTTGGTAACGGGAAATACAAAACAACACTCAACCTTGCAATGAGCGGAACATGGCAGTTGCATATATTTATCACACCAAAAACAGGAAAAAGGTCTCGTGTAAAAACAACACTGAACTTTTAA
- a CDS encoding protein-disulfide reductase DsbD family protein, producing the protein MRKKIILLFLFLATIPLFGAAESLQTNTLMGLLLGAFGAGLLLTFTPCVLPMIPILSSIIAGQGEKLTKKNGFLLSVAYVLGTALTYTLMGALAGATGEQLQSYFQNIWAIGIMSFIFFLLALSMFGFFNLQMPSFIQSKLDNQTRNIKGGTFFAVFLLGLLSALILGACVSPVIISFLSVAIAQANPVLGAEMMFALSLGMGVPLLLVGLGAGYLIPKAGAWMDYVKYFFGILLLGVAVSIFSELELFSALYLWGVYFIVIGAFIYPYSTADDSFTLWQRFLTTLAILCLVWGTISLTGASMGHDNIYMPLKSNAVQQATSSVQAVTKTPSLFTEVPNLKAMDAKLAEAKQTDKPVFVYFHSKYCKVCKKLDETTFKDPKIIEILNNKYIALVVDLSDKSNEDTLAIKEKYGVFGYPAFLLIDSDTTPQTNTIHYGYEGAQELFDVLDLNAE; encoded by the coding sequence ATGAGAAAAAAGATTATTTTACTTTTTCTGTTCTTAGCAACAATCCCGTTGTTTGGAGCTGCAGAAAGTCTCCAAACAAACACGCTTATGGGCTTGTTACTCGGAGCATTTGGAGCCGGATTACTGCTTACCTTTACTCCCTGTGTACTGCCTATGATTCCGATTCTCTCAAGCATCATAGCCGGTCAGGGTGAAAAGCTTACAAAGAAAAATGGTTTTCTTCTCTCTGTTGCTTATGTTCTTGGGACAGCACTGACATATACACTTATGGGTGCTCTTGCCGGGGCTACAGGGGAACAGCTACAGTCTTATTTTCAAAATATCTGGGCGATTGGTATTATGAGCTTTATCTTTTTTCTGCTGGCACTTTCCATGTTTGGTTTTTTCAACCTGCAGATGCCTTCTTTTATTCAATCCAAACTTGACAACCAAACCAGAAATATTAAAGGCGGTACTTTTTTTGCCGTTTTTTTACTTGGATTACTCTCAGCGCTTATTTTAGGAGCCTGTGTCTCTCCTGTCATTATCTCATTTTTAAGTGTTGCCATTGCCCAAGCAAATCCTGTATTGGGAGCAGAGATGATGTTTGCACTCTCCCTTGGTATGGGTGTTCCGCTGTTACTCGTTGGTCTGGGTGCCGGATATTTGATTCCAAAAGCAGGCGCATGGATGGATTATGTGAAGTACTTTTTCGGTATTTTACTTTTAGGTGTTGCTGTGAGTATATTTTCCGAGCTTGAACTCTTTTCTGCTTTGTATCTGTGGGGGGTTTATTTTATAGTAATCGGCGCATTTATATATCCCTACTCAACAGCAGATGACTCCTTTACACTATGGCAGAGATTTTTAACAACTCTGGCAATACTGTGTCTTGTTTGGGGAACTATCAGCTTAACAGGGGCTTCTATGGGGCATGACAACATATATATGCCACTCAAAAGCAACGCTGTGCAACAAGCAACATCAAGTGTGCAGGCCGTTACAAAAACACCTTCTCTTTTTACAGAAGTACCAAATCTCAAAGCAATGGATGCAAAACTGGCAGAGGCAAAACAAACCGACAAGCCTGTATTTGTCTATTTTCATTCAAAATATTGCAAGGTTTGCAAAAAACTCGATGAAACAACATTCAAAGATCCAAAAATTATTGAAATTCTCAATAATAAATATATTGCTCTCGTCGTTGACTTGTCTGATAAAAGCAATGAAGATACACTGGCTATTAAAGAGAAGTATGGTGTTTTCGGCTATCCCGCATTTTTACTTATAGACAGTGACACAACGCCACAGACAAATACGATACATTATGGTTATGAAGGTGCACAAGAACTGTTTGATGTACTTGATTTAAATGCAGAATAA
- a CDS encoding copper resistance system multicopper oxidase has translation MKHNKHSLSRRTFVKGVVASGAMLYGINLNASTDTVKKRKKTEELSGTVFHLTIDKTLVNVTGEPSYATAVNAMLQGPTLKWREGDTVTLHVTNNLQESSSIHWHGIILPYQMDGVPGISYEGIAPGETFTYTFTVNQSGTFWYHSHSAFQEQTGVYGAIVIEPKEKDPYEYDRDYVVLLSDYSDEKPATIYRKLKLFPDYYNFNRRTVGDFFSEVKTKGFLEAFKARQMWNKMRMSDRDLSDVTAYTYTFLMNGQNPATRFRALFQNGDKVRLRFINAAAMTFFDVRIPGLKMKVVAADGNNIQPVDVDEFRIGVAETYDVIVEPEDDKAYAIFAQSIARKGYALGNLSTDADILAEVPQMDPPQALTMLDMGMRKDMAQMKSMDMSKGDSMSSLKKPIPLTKLPIRWGVGTTMRAMNPQYRLDDPGVGLRNNGRKVLTYADLRSLRSTKEDRYPDREIVLHLTGNMERYMWSINGIPYHEAAPLEFHYGERLRITYINDTMMNHPMHLHGLWSDLETGDENHLVRKHTIISQPGSKISFRVTVDAKGAWAYHCHLLYHMTDMFRKVVVA, from the coding sequence ATGAAACACAATAAACACTCTTTATCAAGAAGAACTTTTGTCAAAGGCGTTGTCGCTTCAGGCGCAATGCTTTACGGAATAAACCTCAACGCTTCAACTGACACAGTTAAAAAACGTAAAAAGACCGAAGAACTCTCGGGAACAGTTTTTCATCTGACTATAGACAAAACCCTTGTCAATGTAACAGGAGAACCCTCATATGCCACAGCTGTCAATGCCATGCTGCAGGGTCCGACACTTAAATGGCGCGAGGGCGATACCGTTACCTTACATGTAACCAATAACTTGCAGGAATCTTCCTCTATTCACTGGCACGGCATAATTTTGCCTTATCAAATGGACGGTGTTCCGGGAATCAGCTATGAGGGTATCGCACCGGGAGAGACATTTACATATACTTTTACAGTCAATCAAAGCGGAACATTCTGGTATCATTCCCATTCTGCTTTTCAGGAACAGACAGGTGTTTACGGAGCCATTGTTATTGAACCAAAAGAGAAAGATCCGTATGAATATGACAGAGACTATGTTGTCCTTTTATCCGATTATTCAGATGAAAAACCCGCAACTATTTACCGAAAACTGAAACTTTTTCCTGATTATTATAATTTCAATAGAAGAACTGTCGGCGATTTCTTCTCCGAAGTAAAAACAAAAGGATTCCTTGAAGCTTTCAAAGCACGTCAAATGTGGAATAAAATGCGTATGTCAGACAGAGATCTTTCCGATGTAACAGCCTATACCTATACTTTTTTGATGAACGGGCAAAATCCGGCAACACGCTTTAGGGCACTTTTTCAAAATGGCGACAAGGTACGACTCCGATTTATCAATGCTGCCGCAATGACATTTTTTGATGTTCGCATTCCAGGGCTCAAAATGAAGGTTGTTGCAGCAGACGGGAACAATATACAGCCCGTAGATGTTGATGAGTTTCGTATAGGTGTCGCCGAAACCTATGATGTCATAGTCGAGCCCGAAGATGACAAGGCCTATGCCATTTTTGCGCAAAGTATAGCAAGAAAGGGCTATGCACTTGGCAACCTCTCAACGGATGCAGATATATTGGCAGAAGTGCCACAGATGGATCCGCCGCAAGCACTCACAATGCTCGATATGGGCATGAGAAAAGATATGGCACAGATGAAAAGTATGGATATGTCCAAGGGAGACTCTATGTCATCTTTAAAAAAGCCCATTCCTCTTACAAAACTGCCTATTCGATGGGGTGTCGGTACAACAATGCGGGCAATGAATCCTCAATACAGACTCGATGACCCTGGTGTCGGACTCAGAAATAATGGTAGAAAAGTCTTAACATATGCAGATTTACGCTCTTTGCGTTCTACAAAAGAAGACAGATACCCAGACAGAGAGATAGTTTTGCATCTTACCGGAAATATGGAGCGTTACATGTGGTCTATCAACGGTATTCCTTATCACGAAGCTGCACCTTTGGAGTTTCATTACGGCGAACGTCTGCGTATCACTTATATAAATGACACTATGATGAACCATCCGATGCATCTGCATGGTTTATGGAGTGATCTTGAAACCGGTGATGAAAACCATCTCGTACGCAAGCACACTATTATCTCACAACCCGGTTCCAAAATAAGCTTTCGTGTCACCGTGGATGCAAAAGGTGCATGGGCGTACCACTGCCACTTACTCTATCACATGACAGATATGTTTAGAAAAGTCGTGGTTGCATAA
- a CDS encoding copper resistance protein B, giving the protein MKNILTKLTLLATLTTLSFAGGGGDTLRATFTADNLEYQTNSEKNLYWDTYGYIGYDLNKLYFYSEGEKPSSGDASSENQLLYSRAIAPFWDVQAGISYDIAGSNNKTWGALALSGLAPYFFETRAAVLFSDDGNIGLRIDMEYEALITQRLILTPKFTLDAYSKDAPAMGYGSGISNLTLGARLRYEFTRQFAPYVGIEWAKNFGTTNTYAPLNEAYATFGLRFWF; this is encoded by the coding sequence ATGAAAAATATACTCACAAAATTAACACTTTTAGCTACTTTGACAACACTCTCTTTTGCGGGAGGCGGTGGTGATACCCTGCGTGCCACTTTTACCGCCGACAACCTGGAGTACCAGACAAACAGCGAAAAAAATCTTTACTGGGACACCTATGGATACATTGGCTATGACCTCAACAAACTCTATTTCTACAGTGAGGGAGAAAAACCCAGCAGTGGCGATGCTAGCAGTGAAAATCAACTCCTTTACTCCCGTGCCATTGCCCCTTTTTGGGATGTGCAGGCCGGTATCAGTTATGATATAGCAGGATCAAACAACAAAACATGGGGCGCTCTTGCCCTCTCGGGACTGGCTCCTTACTTTTTTGAAACACGGGCAGCTGTACTTTTTAGTGACGATGGCAATATTGGTCTGAGAATTGACATGGAATATGAAGCACTCATTACCCAAAGACTCATCCTCACACCAAAATTTACGCTCGATGCCTATTCAAAAGATGCCCCGGCTATGGGTTACGGTTCAGGCATTTCAAACCTTACTCTCGGTGCAAGACTTCGATATGAATTCACAAGACAGTTCGCTCCCTATGTCGGCATTGAATGGGCAAAAAACTTCGGTACAACAAATACCTACGCTCCGCTTAATGAAGCCTATGCAACTTTTGGTTTGCGATTTTGGTTTTAA